ctaagttATTATAGAGGctagtgggaatttataagcatgttagtgggaattttctaagtTCTATGGTGAATGAATgatagtggacaataaatcctactatgtaaggatatgctataaataggactatcatgtacttcTCAAAGGACAACttggaatataatctaatttgagagtttctcttgtgagaactttttctttgttcttgtgataagaacattgttcttgagataagaactttatagtgttggttctaccggcaggtcgcggttagggtcacactttctttgataactttggttctaccggcaggtcgcggttagggtcaagttcctctatatcttgataattttggttctaccggcaggtcgcggttagggtcaagttcctcttttacctattttcaagacgatcctaagcagTCGCTTATCAGCTGGACTTGACCCTCTCAAGCAATGCATGCTATGCTATATTGCTATtgctttctaaattaaaaatttctttattattcTTAGTTCTGTTAACAGATTGATCACAATCTCAAAGCATCCTTTACATGACTAATTTCAGAGATGCAGAGAGTGATATTGGGCTATAGAAGTTGCAACTAACACAATTCAAAAAATGTTTAGATTGAGAAAATAAGCTTACATCCAAGGAGTCTATAGTTACCACATTGTGTGTGATTCATCAATTCCATTGCATTTTATCTGAATACACTTTTGGCTCATCTTTCGCCTCAGGTGAAGAATTCCAAGCAGAAACTGCTTGAGAAGCCGAATACATCATTTTGCAATGCAGATATCAAGAATTTGCTGTCACTAATTCATCAAGTAGCTCAAAAACATACAATAACTTTCTGTCTCTACAGATTAATTCAATTAAAAGTTCCCAAGTATCAAATTGTGGCTGGAACCCCATACCCACCAAGTCAAATAGAGCCGCAGCAGCATCGTCAGCCATCCCTTCTTTACAAAGACAAACCAATAATTCATTTGAGGTAGCATAATGAGGTACAAACCCCCTACTTAGCATTAGTCCTAATAATTTCTTCGCCTTCCTCAACTCACATTTTTGCGTTAAGGAATTTAGGACAATCCTATAACTACCTTTGTTCAAATAGATACCCTGGTGCGGAAGTTTCTCAACCATATCCAAAGCCTCATCAAATCTACCTTCTCTGCACAAGCCTCCAAGTATCACATTGAATGTAACAGTATCAGCCTCACATTCATTTTCCTTCATTTCTTTAAGCAACTCAATAGCCTCATCGACTTGTCCATTCCTACACAAGAAATTTATCAAAGAAGTGTAGGTAACTGTATCAGGTTTCAACCCAGAACTCTTCATCTCAGCCAAAACCTCTTTTGCATCTTGCGGTTTCCCCGCTTTACATAATCCATCCACTAGGGCAGAGTAATTGAATACATTAGGACAACAAccattatttttcataaattcaattacattCCTAGCGCGATCAGCTTTCCCTCCGCGGCAAAATCCATTGATCAAAACATTGTAAGTAAGGGGATCAGGCACAATCCGATCCTTCGAAATCATTTCCTCAAAAAGTTCAAAAGCTTCTTTGAGTTTCCCATTTCGACAGAGACCATCCATCAAGGTCGAGTAAGTAATTACATTAGGATACGAATACTTAGAGTTTCTCATTTCTTTAACAACTTCAAAAGCAGAGTCAAGATCCCCGTTTTTACAATGGTACTTcaccaaaatattgaaaatacaTACATTTGGCTTATAAGTTAAACTCCTCTTGGCATGCAAGAGCAATTTCCGCGCCAAATCAACCCGATTCGAATCAACCAAAAGATTGAGACACGAGCTAATAGCTTTCGGAGAAGGCTTTTCACGAACAATTGTTTGAATAACGAAAAAAGTATCCAACACTTTTTCATGAAAACAACATTTCGAGTAATGCTTCATCAGATTAATAAATACACCCTCATGAAATTTACAAGTTTCATAAGTCATTTGATGTAAAACTCTTTCAACGGCTTGAAACTTCTTAAACTGAGCAAGCTTTTGTAAAATCGACGCATACGTAGCATTGTTGTGATTAAAACCTTTTTGTTCagatatcatgttaaatattttCAAAGCATGTTGTGGATCTTTCTCTCGTTTGATTAAATTGATAGCAACATCATGAGTGATATATTTGCTCTTTTTCCTTGTTTCAGTGAGAGTGATTTCGGGTGGTGGATCTAGTTTAGGTTTTACAGGTTTTGTAAAATTGAGAGGTGATATCCATGGTAATGAAGAAGACGAAGTTACACAGTTATGTTGCCTGTGTCTGCAGCACTGGATTACTGAGAATTTCATGAAAATGGAAATTCAATGATTGATTATACACAAAACAAACCCTGCCATTTCAATTGCAACATTAATTCATTATTAATGCATTAGAACAATGAATTAGCTTACAAAGATGCATACATGATTCAATTCAAAACAATGAATGAATAAAGGAACTTACAGAGCGGCGGCGAGAGGGACAGAACGGCGGCGATCAGATCGGAGCGGAGAAGAAGACGACGGCGGGTTGCAAGAAGTGGGTTGAGCACGTTCTGCAATGTGGGTCTTCTATTTGGgagttttatctttttttaaataaaaagtaaacacGTGGCATGATTGTGAGCATACGATTGATCCGACGGGCAATATTAAGCTGAAGGCAGCATTCCTTTCCCGCTATAAAGTTAGCCAAACTTGATCCCTGCAACTGCAAGAAGGGTTCGTAAGTTCGTTTGTTCAATTTCATGGTGATTCGAAACGCAGCGTTTTAGTAGGATTTATATGGCCCAGATAAGTTAACGGGCCAGGTCCAAAAATAGGTGCTGACCCAATATTTGAAAAAAACTTGACCCAAAAGTGTAAGACACACGTCATGAAGATTAGTTGGTTGATAAAGGGTAAGGACAAGACAGCTCAATCCTACACATCATTATGGagtatatcatatatataattaacaaTGTCAATATTATTATGCAGCATATCTTTATTATCCAAATGTTTAAAACTATAATCCGACAGCAgtgtaaattttaaataataactttttatagataaaaaaaaagtaaaataaaaaatgagttgTTGACAAATCCTAGGGcaatttgtaaaaaattgtCGAAAGTATTAGGTCGGAGGTCATGACCGGGATTCAAACCCCAACTCTCTTACTTGTGTATGTGAATTtataatgactttgtcatttcgtctatataAAAGAAGGGTTATAAACAAAATGCACCGCTTAAAACTACCACACAAATTTGAGACATGCATCCCCACCTAAAAGTCATGCTTAACAATTTCGCAATATTGAGTTATGTCAGattgattatattatttttctaccAAATCcattaagagtttttttttttttttttttgtgtacaaCATTAAGAGGTTCTTTAAACTTAGTGTTTATAGACTACataattacaaaaattaaagaatCGATTTGATATTTATAAGGATAACAATGCAAACGGTCTAGGAAAATAACAATGTAATCTATTACAAATTTCAAGGACTAATTTGGCATTTAAAAATCAAGCAACATTTGATTTAGTAGCAAAGTTTGAATAATATGATGAGATAGTAAGTTCAAACTTCAATAGCTTCAACATAATCAATAAAAACTATTGAAGCTATTAAAGTTATAAATCAATCAATTTGTTATAAAAGTTATACTAAAAACCTTATATGAAGCTAGCACTTTTTTTGCCGGGTATTCTAGTATCTAAAAATCATACATTTTTTGCCGGGCTAACCTCACTCGCGGTGATTAAGCTAacactttctctttttctttttttttttgtcgaaaAAGCtagcactttttttttgttatcatgaTATTGAAACGAAGTTTACACTACCGTTAACGATGACTAATCTTTGTCGGGAAACTTATGGAACACACAAGGTGAATTATCCCCttcctcccaaccgaatttaTGAGTCAGAAATTAAATTTCTACTCTTACCACTTGAACtattctagtttttttttttttttgggtcaaagGCTAGCATTTTTATTTCCACGAATAAAAGAGAGCTAGATGCATTTAacctatttaattatttaattttttaccaaaaataaataaataaataatattcttTTCGATTctgttcattcattcatatatatCTGTATCGagtctcacacacacacacagcgcaaaaacagaagaaagaaaaaacgcagaaaaaagagagaaaacaaaagaaaatgggTGGTGCCGTTCCAGAAAACCTAAACAGAGAACAATATGTGTACTTAGCAAAACTAGCAGAACAAGCTGAACGCTACGAAGAGATGGTTTCCTTCATGCAGAAGCTAGTAGTATCCTCCACACCATCTTCCGAACTTAGCGTCGAAGAGAGGAACCTAATTTCCGTCGCTTACAAAAACGTCATCGGATCACTACGTGCTGCTTGGAGAATCGTTTCTTCGATTGAACAGAAAGAAGAAAGTCGTAAGAATGAAGATCATGTTGTTCTTGTTCAACAATATAGATCTAAAGTTGAATCGGAATTGTCTAATGTTTGTGCTAGTATTTTAGAGCTTTTGGATTCGAATCTTATACCTTCTGCTTCTTCGAGTGAATCTAAggttttttattataagatgAAAGGTGATTATCATAGGTATTTGGCTGAGTTTAAGATTGCTGATGAGAGAAAATCTGCTGCTGAGGATACTATGTTGTCTTACAAAGCTGCACAGGTTTGTGTgttgttttgttaattttttttatttttttttatgtttgagaGATTAATTggtttattaattgtgttttattttgaaGGATATTGCTGCTGCTGATCTTCCATCTACTCATCCTATAAGATTGGGTTTGGCTCTCAATTTCTCTGTTTTCTATTATGAAATTCTCAACCAGTCTGACAAAGCTTGTGCAATGGCCAAACAGGTTTGTTtctgttaataataataataacatagatcttgttttttgtttgtttgatttgcaaTAACTTGTTTATGTTTGTGTTATTATTCAGTTGATTGATTTATGAGTTATATCTGTAATCATAGTATGAATTTTCTGATTTATCAAGTCATGATACTatactagtagtagtaataTCTATGTAAAAATGGGTCGacaaaagttaatgtatctggtctaaaTTTtacaccaaatacatcaacttttgtttactaatttttgcttatcttttgagacggagggagtatttgttaCCTTGAAAATTTCAAGTCAACTTGGTCACAAGTTTGTTGACCTTGATTGGTCAAGCAAATAAGCCACAAAGACTCTGTTATGTTGAACAATTCTTTTAAACAATACTTTTTTAACTTAATTCAGCTTATTATAATCCAATGGGTTGCATTTTCACCACTAGTGAGTAATTGACATGTTTGGACTAGATTTTGACTAGTAAAGATTTCTCTTTGACTTCGGTGTTTTTTTAATTGTCTCTATGTATCTTAAGAAAGGATGGGTTGAAGATaagattttttgtgtttatctcTTGCTATATAGCAGTCTGTTTTTCCTAGAAATGGTGTGCAGTTCTTGAGGACTAACATTTACATTCCATGTTGTTGACTGGCACAaggaaaatattagtaaaatagGGACACGGATTCTCTGTCATCAAAATTGTATGCAGTTATTGTAATCAGTCAGTCATAACTGTCTGATGAAGATCAGACAACTCAAATATTGaggttttttattaaaaaaaatctgatttaccaaacataaaatGTAAATTATCTGATCTGATGTTCATCCGATGTTTTTTGGATTAACTGACTGCGGTGAATATGTGATATTCTAACTGCAGAAAATTTGGATCTGTAAAATAGATACAGTTCTTTCCTTTACTTGTATGTTGTAGCTGACTTGGATGAACAATGAACCCCATAGCAATCTAACTGCCAATATTTGGACATTGGTAGTTTCATGGTGTAGTTTTATTGTGGGGGGAAACTTatagtttttgaaaaatgtcAGATTTTGGCACTTTTGTGAGAGTTATATTgcattaaattaatttataccgGTACTAAAGGTTTGCTCATAAAGCTGAATACATTTTTTACTTGACCAAGTGAATTCAACTTCAAAGAGAGAACGGAAAATTACACACCAAAGGAACCTTACAAACTTGATTTCTCCTTGGTCAATCAAAATTCTCCCGTTTTTCTCTTTGGtaataaaatattgttattCCTCTTCAATGATATAATAATAGTTAACTTATtgctgattcaaaaaaaaaatagttaacttATTGCAAGCTGGAAATTTTGAAGAGATAATAATGAATAGGATATATCATTGAAAAAAGGATTATTCGTCTGCAACAAATTTATATGATATTAAAGTGCATGATATTTCTTCCAAACTAGATGTGTTGTCAAGTTTAATCCAAGATAGATATTTCTTCCTTCAAAGTTGAACACTTTGTTTTGTCTATTAACAATCCCCTCACTCATAAATTGACACTAAGTCCTTCCATGTTTCTCTTtagtcttttctttttcatccaTGCTTGCCTTTTACTGTTCTGAGTACTGTTGGAGGAACACAGCCttattgattttctttcctttttgatagGCTTTTGAGGAAGCAATTGCTGAACTTGACACCTTGGGAGAAGAATCATACAAAGACAGCACACTTATCATGCAACTTTTGAGAGACAATCTCACCCTTTGGACTTCTGATGTCCAGGTAAAATGTCTCTAATATATAGAACTGGCCCTTTTCAGAACATTTTTCTGTCAAAGCATTGTGGTTAACAATCAATGGTGTTTGTTCCTAATATTGCGCTAAGTTGATCATAATCTGAGTTAAGCTATATTTGGCTTCTTGCAGGATCCACTAGATGAGGCCTGATATCTCCCTTATAGGTTTGATGGGTCGCATTCTTCCTCTGAAGGAGGTGGGGCTATGAATGTCATTTATATGTGTTGATTAAGAATCGCCCTAATTTATAAATTGATTGGCAATCTGTGATATAGTTTCGTATGAATCAGactttttatgtttgttttttatgtctCGTGATTTGGATATATTGTCTGAATGGGAGATCCAATTTAAATTATATCTGGTGCAATCTTCTTTTTCCTGCAGTTTcttgataatattttaatagaGTACATCAAAGATTAATCCTCATACTTAGTAAAACAAAATTGCTGACAAATgtgttatcataaaaaaaaaaacgagtcAACCTCTAGGGAAGTAGATCTACTAGTGTGGGTGGCCTATGCAGTGGTGGTGTTGTCCGTGCGGAGTTACTGCAAAAGACATTTTGATGTCAAAGTTAG
This portion of the Trifolium pratense cultivar HEN17-A07 linkage group LG3, ARS_RC_1.1, whole genome shotgun sequence genome encodes:
- the LOC123915848 gene encoding pentatricopeptide repeat-containing protein At5g18475; the protein is MKFSVIQCCRHRQHNCVTSSSSLPWISPLNFTKPVKPKLDPPPEITLTETRKKSKYITHDVAINLIKREKDPQHALKIFNMISEQKGFNHNNATYASILQKLAQFKKFQAVERVLHQMTYETCKFHEGVFINLMKHYSKCCFHEKVLDTFFVIQTIVREKPSPKAISSCLNLLVDSNRVDLARKLLLHAKRSLTYKPNVCIFNILVKYHCKNGDLDSAFEVVKEMRNSKYSYPNVITYSTLMDGLCRNGKLKEAFELFEEMISKDRIVPDPLTYNVLINGFCRGGKADRARNVIEFMKNNGCCPNVFNYSALVDGLCKAGKPQDAKEVLAEMKSSGLKPDTVTYTSLINFLCRNGQVDEAIELLKEMKENECEADTVTFNVILGGLCREGRFDEALDMVEKLPHQGIYLNKGSYRIVLNSLTQKCELRKAKKLLGLMLSRGFVPHYATSNELLVCLCKEGMADDAAAALFDLVGMGFQPQFDTWELLIELICRDRKLLYVFELLDELVTANS
- the LOC123913962 gene encoding 14-3-3-like protein B — protein: MGGAVPENLNREQYVYLAKLAEQAERYEEMVSFMQKLVVSSTPSSELSVEERNLISVAYKNVIGSLRAAWRIVSSIEQKEESRKNEDHVVLVQQYRSKVESELSNVCASILELLDSNLIPSASSSESKVFYYKMKGDYHRYLAEFKIADERKSAAEDTMLSYKAAQDIAAADLPSTHPIRLGLALNFSVFYYEILNQSDKACAMAKQAFEEAIAELDTLGEESYKDSTLIMQLLRDNLTLWTSDVQDPLDEA